CCCAATAAAGTACCATTaagacagtttaaaatatgatgaatacataaagtgtaatcagtttgtggtggccctgagtcaggtGGGAAACTAAAATGCCTGTTTAGCCTTTTATCTtctatgtttttgtattttccttatttttttctaTCTTACACCAtatttaaaatatttgtttttactgttaatataGTTATTGCTCTTCATTGCTGTAAAACGGAATTTTTTCAGTGCAGGACTAATAAATGATGATCTTATTTTATAAAGTCATAGTTTATGTTACTTAAATATATGACTTGTAACTTAAATATTATTCACGTGTTAAGCCACTGAGGTCGATACTCAGTATTCAATagtattttcattattaattTATTGTACTTGAGAACCAGACACTGCTTTTCTGGTTAtttttctctgttgaatttctttagaATATAGCAATAGTGTGATATAACATTACTTAACACTGATAAAGAAAACCACATCAAATAACATGCACCTCATATGTTGAATTAATTTGTTATGTGCTAAGAAAGTATTGTTTTcagccatgcaaaaaaaaaaaaaaaaatgcacaaagaaaATGAATCTTACTTAAATCAtactaatccattgttttgcaaTGCCCATTCTACAAAATCTAATGCTTTACTGTGTTATAAAAGAATGCAATGAATGTTAAGAGGAAAAGCACAATTATTCTAGGGCTGTGTATAGAAATTTGAGTTATTTGtgagtttattttacaaaaagaaaaataaaagaagaagatTTAAAAGAGATGTATTTCAGTAGGGTTTAAATATAAAgttattttccttttgtttttctagatagatagatagatagatagatagatagatagacagatagatagatagatagatagatagcttgaACAAAAGTTCGCATAAAGTACTGGTAGTTGTATTATGTtctttaagtaaaaataaaacattcatttattctttCTATCAGGATAGTTTGTCACACCCTCTGTAAACCAGACACTACTGTaaagtccagtgtttttcaaccttggggtcaggaccccacatggaattcatatggggtcgcctgaaatttctagtaattgataaaaaaaaaatttaaataaattactagtaaagatttttttaatgattcaatatatattttataataattaaaacaccacacatttttccttataaaaatcaagttcaaataaaatacaggatataacatctgagagggcatattttgattgacctgatcatgtaatcgcatgcattactacgcttcaacctgcctggacatagTCAAACCTAGAcccaacagagaatggaaagactgTTTCACCCACCtgaccccgctaagacatctccaagagaaaaatgtctctgttttgaatgtctggggtcagcagaaatttgtgatgttaaaatggaatcacgagccaaaaaaggttggaacctcTGGTTAAGTctatctacatctgcatctgcttCATGAAGGtactcacctcctcctcctcctgtacgACGTCTAATCCTCTGCTTCTCTCTGCAGGGTGACTCTGGCGGTCCTCTGGTGTGTAACGGTCAGCTCCAGGGCGTCGTATCCTGGGGTTACGACTGTGCCATGCAGGGACACCCCAGCGTCTACGCCCGCGTGTGTCGCTACAACAGCTGGATCAGCAGCGTTATGCGCAGCAACTGAACACCCACACATCCATGTACAAACCCACACTCATCCACCGTATTCAAATAGACTTTATTTGAAATATAATACTTTGTGTGTTATAGTTATCGCTCATTTACTACATCTCATAAATAACTTGTACGATCAagagaataaatgaataaatctacACTTGTGCATCTAAATACTTTTTGTTTCACAGTGCATGCTTCTGCTTGGTGACACTGCATTCTTAAGTGTTCCTGCGTCTGGTGATgctgtttttattgaaattcagACAGAATTCCAAACAAAAGGTGAATGTAAAGCTGTCACAAACCAACCGCGTGtgatatatataatgtgtattcaCTGTATTATACTGCAGACAATGGACGTCTATACGAAATATCTTTTGTACCGTGTTACTCTGGGCACTGGTGTGATATGAGACACAAGCACACTTGAGTAAATAAGCAGTAAGGCATGACTACATATCACTTGTCTGGATTCTTTGCATGCATTCCTCAGATGGCGCTTTGTAAACTTCGCTGTTTCTTGTTTGCTGAGGCAACCTAAAcataagaaaaagacaaagaagagggGGGAGGGATACAGGGGACAGCTGAGTGAAACAGGGATGAATCCATACTGGTCAAAAGAAGCATTTCAGACATGTACAATGGCATGAATATAATGTGAAATATTATGATACAGCtgttttaattggaataatagtaTAGTTTACTGACAAAAGAATATCACGCTCAGGGATGTAACGCTataaaaatgtcatatcacggttattgtgattaaaattatcacggttattattatcgtggtattgttgaaattgtgctcaaaatgttcaaaaagtacttatacacacacttacaattaatttaaccaagttgcattttggaaaaaaaaacaaaacaaaaaaaacaaataaaataattggcacaatgtactttctcttggcagaaacattcaagtattaacccttagtggtctgaacttattttggctgtttttcggtacttttgattttgcctttatatactatattaacaaatgtttactatacccatgtttggtatcttttttattttttttcagcacaacttcgtctatctcatctgccaattatttttttcactttaacccactatatcaacacaaaaggacaaaaaacacacacacacaaaaaaaatcctgtttgaaaaatgtatataatttattgcataaataacacaaagatgcttagcgaaccttttcaaagactttaaaagtgaatattggttccaaatattaggtatataaaatcaaaattgtaataaattaaaactatactcaaatatttgacataaaagcagatctttacattggtgtTTTCTCcgtaaaagtgtggtaatcaaacacagttattatgataattagaatttaagcagtaatactaaccgtctgcaattttaccgcggtttatcattataccggtaatcgttacatccctaatcatgcTTATGGTTTGATGTTACTCAGTCTACAACAGCCCACCTGACCAGCGATCCTGTCCAGGTCTCTCTGACCCTGAGGGGTGAGTCTTCGTCCACTGcaagaacaaatgaacaaaacatctaTTTCAATCTGAATCATTAAGTATGTAGACACATTCAAGGGATTCTTTGCTGGTAGACAGTATCAACTTATATACAGTTATAATTAGATGTTGACCAATATATCAGGCCgatatatattgatttttttcagtatcggtcatctgccttaatttttttttgaaagccgatatttgatcagtaggaaaaatgttaaaagataTTTGaccaggcacctgtgtgggcagcacttgaagttcaatgcgaaaagagtactatgtgtacgtgtattaataatttcatttatattgctggataataatcttaattatctgagtgtttcaattgtattttatggtcaatgtgtttaaaaaaataaaaaaaacatcagccttaaatatcggcATCAAAAATCAGTTGTAgacatcagctgaccaaatttttaaaaatcggcattggccttagaaaaacccgtatcggtcgacctctacttATAATGCACTTTTTAGGGGCAATTGTGGATATCGAAGAGGAGTGTTAACTTTAACAAGGGTCCTCATTGAAATAAAAGCTGATAGAGAAAGACTCTGGTGTAAAAATATTCAACTTTTACGATTAATTTTCAAAAATATAAACCAGCTGATTTAGATTTGGAGGTTTGTTTTGAGTGGCCAATGTGATTTGCCCCAAAGTAAGATGGCGGCATTATGGTAGCATCTCACTACAGCATATTTCCTGTCTCTcctttatttagtatttatttatttatttagttagttagttataggacagtgtgtattggcattagttgcaaagaacaagatgcatgcaccagatttagcagagaaggtaatttccatctgttgtcctggacaaatgaccaacataataaaacatcacatggattatgaagtactaatactggaagaaaaccattaaacaatgaaagatataggaaaatatgctCAGGCTGAACAGTTACAGCCAACTACATAAAAAGAGGCtaacattctaaaagtacaataacattttcctacaataagaataaaatatgaaagaaagaagaagagagaagagggagaaaaaaaggaataaataaataaatcgtaaAATAGCAAACCAGACATGGAAATGGTTATATCTACAGCCTCTTCTCAGTCTCTTATTTTTCACCTCTTCAGCTCTTCAATGCTCGATGGTGACCTGGAAATTGACTTTGTAACACCATCTTTCAGGTCTCAGTTCCCTTAAGTGCACATCATGGACTGAGGAGACTGGCCAGACCCTAAATCACCTACTGACAcattataccaggggtgtcaaactcatttacttccgggggccacattcagcccaatttaatctgaagtgggccaaaccagtccaataatagcatgatagccaataaataatgacaactccaaattgttttagcgtaaaaaattacattcagttatgccaatatttacatttacaaactatccaaacaaaaaggatgtgaataacctgaacaaaagttacatttgttaagaaatataagtacaatatgcattacagatttgattttacaaaggcataaaacattcagtaacaggcagaatattgttaaaattgcacttaatttacttcagacatttcaggttgttcatatttgttcaggttattcacattttattgttaaaggatagtttgttaatgtaaacattttcataatttaatgttttttgcactaaatcaaagagaaaaaaatggtgttgtcattatttatatattattatgatattattttttaatttgatgccctaacttgcactttgcaaattcatcctgctggccagattggaacctttggcgagccggttttggcccccaggctgcatgtttgacatctgtgcattATACTAAATTGTGAATTGAAATAAAAGCTGATCATACATTTACATGAGGATCCATGTCCCAGGGATCAAAAAACATATACTTAGTTGATACCTATTGCCTCTGAGGTGAGGATGTCTCATGTTTCCTTGGCTCCTCTGTCCTCGATTCCTCTCTGGTGGGAGGGGTAAGGATTCAAGGCGAGGACTAAAGCAGCTACAACTGAAAAACAGGGAGGAGGGGTACGATTCCCACTCTCTTACCCGTTTGGGTCCTTCTCCACCATCTTGAGGCCCTCCAGAGCTTGGAGCACCTTCCTCGCCACGTTCCTGGAGCCCACGCTGAAGTGGGCGGGGCACACCCCATTCCTCTGACGCCCACCATAGATCTTGATCATGGAGcccacccccacaccccctcGCAGGTACAGGTGACGGGCTGTGGATGCTGATAGAGACACAGGATCTATATTATCTCAGTAATGCATTTTTTGTCTTCTCGAGGGGACAAGAGTTTGatggttttacttaaaaaaagaaacaaatacgtAACCACTGCAAAGTAtattatatacaaaaaatatagatctgtaaaaaaaaaaaaaaagttccattaTGCCGTTTCCaataagacaattatttaatataaaaaagccaaaacgtttactttcctgggtctcaggaggttaagatgCAGTAAGTCCATGTTTTATCAGCTGAGACACTTGTGACTTTCACCAAAAAGACATGAAACCAAACATTCCAGATTATCAAATGAACACCATTTTTGTCTGCATACTCTGAACACTTGTGGTACGGACATACAGTACCTGATTAGATAACATGCACAGCAGCGGACCGACTGTGTGCGTACGCTCTTATTGTATGTATTGTGTCAAATTTCAGAAGTCCTGAGGTTAAAGTAATTCACTGCTATTTGTGTACAGTTATTTACAGTGCTGACTCATGAAATGAAGCGCAAAGACCACTCAGTGTGCAAACTAACAGCTGGCTGGATGTTTGAATTAAATCACATGAAATGTAAGCAGATGCTTAAGATGACTAATTGGCTTATTTCCTCTGGAAAACAGTTAAAATGCAAAAGAATTCAGTTTAATACAATGAAATCAGCAAAAAATGACTGGCATTCTCATTCATGCTAAATGACTTTAAGCCGTTAATGATTTAAATGTATGCTAATGAAATCTCTCTTGACTAATCATTTAACTAAGTGTTTCAGAAGCTGCTGATGAATTAATGCATTGGAAACGATTCCAGTGTAACCCACCTGCTCTGGTGTAAAACCAGTTGTCATCACAGGGAGCCAGCTCTTTGTGCCTGGCAAGCTTCACAGTGTCAACCCATTCTGGGACTTTCAGTTTGCCAGACCTGAAAAATCAATTAGCAGTTCACGAGTTGAATCCAGCCTGGAGTGGCATATGGCACATGCATGCAGCAAGAACAGGTATCATATGTACGCCGAATGAGTATCAGCAGATCACAGCATATGTTATATAGACTTTTATGGATTGTAAAAGGCAGTTAGGGAATGCAAGCATGCAATAACCAAAACCAACATATGTAAGGAATAAAATGGTCAGCTACCACATGTGATGAGTATCAAAGTGTCTGATGGTCTCATTAATAATGGTTTCATAATTTCATGATCTCCACCGATTGTCAATTAAGACCTGGCAGATCCGATGACTGTACATGTAGCGCTTTATGATTTCCATACAGTTCTGTGCAGATACTGTTGTTTTTACGGGTTTGAAATgagaataaatatttatttttcagtctctTCTCTTCAGATACAAGCATATACAACAAATATATGCACAGtactataaacacacaaaaaagcagAAGTAAATAACAGGCTGCAGTCAGTATTTAGTGAGATGTCCCATGACAAAATGAAGCCCAAGCTATGAGAAACCAGACCACCAGAAAATTAATGAGGTAAACCTTATAtcatctaaaccacaggtgtcaaacatgcggcctgggggggcaaattcggcccgccaaagggttcgatcaagcccctgggatgaatttgtaaaatgcaaaatttacactgaagatattaacaatcaaggatgttaaaatcattttaggtcatttcagtctaaagtggatcagaccagtaaaatactatcataataacctataaataatgagaactgtaaatttgtctttgttttagtgtaaaaaaaaaaaaaaaaaagtaaaattacacaaaaatgtttacatttacagtctttaacaaaaatgtgaatatctgaaatgtcttaagagacgtatgtggaattttaataatatttgtcctgttatttaatgttttatgtatttgtagatccactgtgatctctaagttgtgattcacatgtataaatgataaactaaggcataatattgttaacattgcacttattttactaaagaattttcaggttgttcgtatttgttcatgttatgttcaagtacaatttgtagatgtaaacattttcattatagaatttacttttttcactcaaaagttcttatcctattatttatattattctactggtgtggcccactttatatcatattaggttggatgtggcccctgaactaaaaggagtttgacacccctgatctaaacaaaagggttaaagacatgctgAGTGCAAACTAAAGACATGACACTTGCTGTTTTTATCCTGATACCTGTTTTTATGTCGTACATTTTTCCTGTGTACCCTGATTGCATCTTAAAAtgtgtgtacattataacttttgatcaagaactccagcagcacttGTTGTATAGAACTATATGTAGAATTAAACATATGGTCTATATTCAGTATCAAAttagaattaaattaaattactcCATACAAATCTTGCTGGAGTTTCTCCTCTTTTCTATGCACCTGGGAAGTATGTACAGTTGTTCCAGAGCCTTCTGTATATCTACTTCAGCCTAAGACtattgcacagtactgtaaatgagtattattcattacatttttagcattttcatttttcagttctgAACATTCAGCTTATCTCAAAACTCAAGCtgcatttattattaatattttgcattttttattgaaACCATTTTTCTCTCTTCGGtgagtaaaattaaattaaattaaattaaggtgATGCCCTCAGATTGTAGAAGTATGGAGTCTATtacactgagttacaaaaaaatgttttttgcaagttgtctaggttttttcaactgaattaggaccattttgcaccactaaatccataaatgacatctgtttttctcaatcaggtcaggtttttttgctaacttgattttgaaaaatttgatcttctcacaaaatatagtaattaataccaaaataagattggtaagcacactttatgaaacttgtgacttgattcctgttaggtacaatggtgtattcactgcagatgtagcagaatacgtcaggcttatttttgcaagatcatctagtcgaagccatttcattcacctgtaatattaaaaaaaacattaatcataaattggcaaaagtaaaatcttcagaactcgtttattgcaagaaatatgaaagaattttgtatcatatgcccataaatgtaagcaaaaatgttaaaaagccaatatgtagcatagttcagaaagttgacctgattgagcaaaattaatgtgatttttggattcagcacaccaaaattatcctaaatcagctcaaaaaacttaaacaataaatttgttgttgaccagtgttatcaatttgggggggggggggggggggggggctgcaaaTTTTCATAAAGGAAGAgatggttttattttttaaaaaaatcgaaTAATTTTATTTCTGTGTGATTAGTGCAAATAACTCTTCCTGAATACTAAATttgaataattaataattattttttagtGTACAAAGGTCACGCCCTCATTTCACTCATcatgtttgattgacaggtggatgatGCGCTAGCCATGCAGGGTGATATTAGCATTTTAACTAACGTGAAGTTACTTTTTGAGAAAAGCTGACAGCGCCCTGACAAACTCCTGCTGGTTGACATCTTTCACCGTCACACTGGGCATCTGAAAGACAAAAGGTAAGCTTAAAATCGCATTACATCACGGATATTCACAGTGTCTTTCTCGGGGAAAAGTCTAGAAAGTCCCAGCCACCGCAGCCTCGAGACGTGTTTGCTTCTGTTAGCCACTAGCTAGCTTAGCTTAGCCAAAGTCCTGGTAACTGATAGCAGTCAAGTCAGGTAGCCGTTAGAGAGCCTCCCATAGAGTGAACATAGCGATTATAATCCACATAAAACATAGCATACCTCAGAGAAGCTAGCAGAGAGGTGGTTTAGGATGGAGCTCGCTAAGTCTTAGTTTTGCTGGGGGGTTGTTGAAGCTATTGCGGTGGAACTTGGAAAGGGAAGATGCTGATGCGGTgaagggaggaggggaggagggatgCTGCTCATGTGGAGAGGATGGAGCAGACCGGTAGCCTGAGTTAACCTCCTCAGAGCTAGGAAATTACTCTACAACCGACCAGTTAACGCAAAGAAACTAAGAACACGAATGTATGTcatttctgattttattttaagCGTGTCATCTTGTCTCAGTTGTCAATTGGTGTTTAATTTCCAGTTTTTGGGTTTGTATTAGATGTGTGTGATTACTGTTTCATCCCAGCAGAGGGTGTCCTTGTTGAGGCTGTTTCACATCCCTGACCCATTTCTGTGTTTTATCAGACCCAAAGGCCTCTGTAGAAGTGTGCTGCAGTCAGCATTGCTCCAGGACAGAGCACTGACGGAGGCCTGTATCCCTTTTCTCCCTCAGAGAAGCAGAGATGACAGAGCAGACACAGGTAACGTTTCTCCCAGTAGTCTCCTGAATGGTGACAATGGTGATACCTGTAATAGCAGGGATGCCAAATATacagcccacgggccaaaaccagcccaccaaagagttcagtctggcctctgggatgaatttgtgaaataaaaaattacattgagacattaaaaatcaagggtgtcagaatcattttagttcagcggccacatacagcccaatttgatctcaggtgggtcagattaggaaaacactatcaaaataacctataaatgatgacaacttcaaatttttctttttgttttaaaaatgtgaataacccaatcaaatatgaacgacctggaATGTCTTGAGTGaagtaagggcaattttaacaatattatgcctgttactaaatgttttgtgcctttgtagatcagctCTGACCTGTAAGTTGAAATGCATGGGTAAATGTGAAGATGaaacataatgttgttaaaattgcacttattttccttaagaaatttcaggttattcatgttattcacatttttaaaggatactttgtagatgtaagaattttcataatgtacttttactttttgtcattttactcatcaggctcacttgagatcatatggACTGCATGTggtccctaaactaaaatgagtttgacacccctgtgtaaAGGGGTTGTggtttaaaaacaaatgcacagatATTAATGTCAAATGAAGTCTTTTAAGAAAATATCATGTTACTTGTAGGATTTAATCTAATGTCCaggcctctgttttctgtttctctTGCTGTAGGAACAAATAGCACCATGCAAGcattatcagtatttttttaatAGTAGGCTAGTTGTTTATGGCTCAGATATTCAAGCCAATGCAAAAACATCTTCCTAACACACATTTCTCACTTCCCTCCCTAATTCCCTCTGTCTACATCTGACAACCTGGATTTAAAACATCCTGTACTAAATCAGATGTAACGTAGCATCAGTCTGAAATGTCATACAAAATTCATGACACTCTTATGCTTCTTTCATTCAACGTTAATCACAATTCTGCGATGCCAGGAATAATTCAGTACGCTTTCACCAAACCGTTAATTAAGTCTTTCTCCTCACAGTCAACCTCTGAACTGAAGTAAAATTCAGTACAGCATCTGCAAGTGTTTGTTTTACACAAATTATAACTTAATTGGCACCTGATCATTCACAGAAGTACAGTTT
This DNA window, taken from Sphaeramia orbicularis chromosome 11, fSphaOr1.1, whole genome shotgun sequence, encodes the following:
- the LOC115428820 gene encoding 40S ribosomal protein S19, producing MPSVTVKDVNQQEFVRALSAFLKKSGKLKVPEWVDTVKLARHKELAPCDDNWFYTRAASTARHLYLRGGVGVGSMIKIYGGRQRNGVCPAHFSVGSRNVARKVLQALEGLKMVEKDPNGGRRLTPQGQRDLDRIAGQVASANKKQRSLQSAI